The Ralstonia wenshanensis genome includes a region encoding these proteins:
- a CDS encoding cupredoxin domain-containing protein, which produces MRPLIAHNPKRRLALRQFTVLAAGAALACVAHGEGPTVIRVHARKFTFTPDKISLKRGVPVVFELTGQDILMGFSIPDFNVRADVVPGQTVRLALTPDKTGTFDFLCDIFCGSGHETMNGTLTVT; this is translated from the coding sequence ATGCGCCCTCTCATTGCACACAACCCCAAGCGCCGGCTGGCGCTGCGCCAGTTCACCGTGCTCGCCGCGGGTGCGGCGCTCGCCTGTGTTGCGCACGGCGAGGGCCCGACGGTCATCCGCGTGCACGCGCGCAAGTTCACCTTCACGCCCGACAAGATCTCGCTCAAGCGTGGCGTGCCCGTGGTGTTCGAGCTGACCGGGCAGGACATCCTGATGGGTTTTTCGATTCCGGATTTCAACGTACGGGCCGACGTGGTGCCGGGTCAAACCGTGCGGCTGGCGCTTACGCCCGACAAGACAGGCACGTTCGATTTCCTGTGCGACATCTTCTGCGGCTCGGGCCACGAGACGATGAATGGAACGTTGACCGTCACCTGA
- a CDS encoding DUF305 domain-containing protein, translated as MSSRSKRRLRTLLFAVFTLMSGIGTHAAVAQEAPPQANREQAFFAENDVAMTKMMDGMAPKPSGNIDQDFVAMMTPHHQGAIDMAVAYLRYGQNEQLRRIAQEIVVAQQQEIAAMRLALGQPPPPSAPVPTQLRPASATTAPASHAAHHAHTATPQQEDR; from the coding sequence ATGTCGTCACGTTCGAAGCGTCGTCTACGCACGTTGCTGTTTGCTGTGTTCACACTCATGTCAGGCATCGGGACGCACGCTGCAGTTGCGCAGGAGGCGCCGCCACAGGCCAATCGCGAGCAGGCCTTCTTCGCCGAAAACGATGTCGCCATGACAAAGATGATGGACGGCATGGCCCCGAAGCCCAGCGGCAACATCGATCAGGATTTCGTCGCGATGATGACGCCACATCATCAGGGCGCCATCGACATGGCCGTGGCCTACCTGCGCTACGGCCAAAACGAACAACTGCGCCGCATCGCGCAGGAAATCGTCGTCGCGCAACAGCAAGAGATTGCCGCGATGCGCTTGGCGCTTGGCCAGCCGCCGCCCCCGTCGGCACCGGTCCCCACGCAGCTCCGCCCGGCCTCCGCAACGACTGCGCCCGCATCCCATGCGGCGCATCACGCCCACACCGCCACCCCCCAACAGGAAGACCGATGA